A genome region from Sceloporus undulatus isolate JIND9_A2432 ecotype Alabama chromosome 1, SceUnd_v1.1, whole genome shotgun sequence includes the following:
- the CELF1 gene encoding CUGBP Elav-like family member 1 isoform X2, with translation MAAFKLDFLPEMMVDHCSLNASPISKKMNGTLDHPDQPDIDAIKMFVGQVPRSWSEKDLRELFEQYGAVYEINVLRDRSQNPPQSKGCCFVTFYTRKAALEAQNALHNMKILPGMHHPIQMKPADSEKNNAVEDRKLFIGMISKKCNENDIRVMFSSFGQIEECRILRGPDGLSRGCAFVTFTTRAMAQTAIKAMHQAQTMEGCSSPIVVKFADTQKDKEQKRIAQQLQQQMQQISAASVWGNLAGLNTLGPQYLALYLQLLQQTAAASSGNLNTLGSLHPMGGLNAMQLQNLAALAAAASAAQNTPSGTTALNSSNSPLSVLTSSGSSPSSSSSSSVNPMASLGALQTLAGATGGLNVGSLAGMAALNGGLGSGGLSNGTGSTMEALTQAYSGIQQYAAAALPTLYNQSLLTQQSIGAAGSQKEGCFKGPEGANLFIYHLPQEFGDQDLLQMFMPFGNVVSAKVFIDKQTNLSKCFGFVSYDNPVSAQAAIQSMNGFQIGMKRLKVQLKRSKNDSKPY, from the exons ATGGCTGCTTTTAAGTTGGATTTCCTCCCAGAAATGATGGTGGATCATTGCTCCTTGAATGCCAGCCCTAT CTCAAAGAAAATGAATGGCACACTGGATCATCCTGACCAACCAGACATAGATGCCATCAAGATGTTTGTGGGCCAGGTCCCACGGAGTTGGTCTGAAAAAGATCTGCGAGAACTATTTGAACAGTATGGTGCTGTTTATGAAATTAATGTCCTGCGAGACAGGAGCCAAAACCCTCCTCAGAGCAAAG GGTGCTGTTTTGTTACATTTTATACCCGTAAAGCTGCACTAGAAGCACAGAATGCTCTTCATAACATGAAGATCCTCCCAGGG ATGCACCATCCTATCCAAATGAAGCCAGCTGACAGTGAAAAGAATAATG cagtggaggataggaaatTGTTCATTGGAATGATCTCAAAGAAGTGCAATGAAAATGATATCAGAGTGATGTTTTCCTCCTTTGGGCAGATTGAAGAGTGCAGAATTCTGCGGGGTCCAGATGGCCTAAGCCGAG GTTGTGCTTTTGTAACTTTTACAACAAGAGCTATGGCACAAACAGCAATCAAAGCAATGCATCAAGCACAGACCATGGAG GGGTGCTCTTCCCCAATCGTAGTGAAATTTGCAGATACCCAGAAGGATAAAGAGCAGAAACGAATTGCACAGCAACTACAGCAGCAGATGCAGCAAATCAGTGCTGCCTCCGTTTGGGGAAACTTGGCTGGATTGAATACACTTGGACCCCAATATTTAGCA CTTTATTTACAGCTCCTTCAACAAACAGCAGCCGCCTCCTCTGGGAATCTGAACACACTGGGCAGCCTTCACCCAATGGGAG GGTTGAACGCAATGCAGTTACAGAACCTAGCTGCATTAGCAGCTGCAGCCAGCGCAGCTCAGAACACACCAAGTGGTACCACTGCGCTCAATTCTTCCAACAGTCCTCTCAGTGTGCTCACCAGTTCAG GTTCATCACCAAGTTCTAGTAGCAGTTCTTCTGTTAACCCAATGGCTTCTCTTGGAGCGCTGCAAACACTGGCTGGTGCTACTGGGGGCCTCAATGTTGGCTCTTTAGCAG GAATGGCAGCCTTAAATGGTGGTCTAGGCAGTGGTGGTCTTTCAAATGGCACTGGGAGCACAATGGAAGCCCTGACTCAGGCCTATTCTGGGATCCAGCAGTATGCTGCTGCAGCATTGCCCACCCTATACAACCAGAGTCTGTTAACACAGCAGAGTATTGGTGCAGCAGGAAGTCAAAAGGAAG GATGTTTTAAAGGTCCAGAGGGAGCCAATCTGTTCATCTATCACCTTCCCCAGGAGTTTGGGGACCAAGATTTGTTGCAGATGTTCATGCCTTTTGGGAATGTCGTCTCTGCCAAGGTTTTCATTGACAAGCAGACCAATCTGAGCAAATGTTTTG GCTTTGTGAGTTATGACAATCCAGTTTCGGCACAAGCAGCCATCCAGTCAATGAATGGATTTCAAATTGGCATGAAACGACTGAAAGTACAGCTCAAGCGCTCTAAGAATGACAGCAAGCCATACTGA
- the CELF1 gene encoding CUGBP Elav-like family member 1 isoform X7, which yields MAAFKLDFLPEMMVDHCSLNASPISKKMNGTLDHPDQPDIDAIKMFVGQVPRSWSEKDLRELFEQYGAVYEINVLRDRSQNPPQSKGCCFVTFYTRKAALEAQNALHNMKILPGMHHPIQMKPADSEKNNAVEDRKLFIGMISKKCNENDIRVMFSSFGQIEECRILRGPDGLSRGCAFVTFTTRAMAQTAIKAMHQAQTMEGCSSPIVVKFADTQKDKEQKRIAQQLQQQMQQISAASVWGNLAGLNTLGPQYLALLQQTAAASSGNLNTLGSLHPMGGLNAMQLQNLAALAAAASAAQNTPSGTTALNSSNSPLSVLTSSGSSPSSSSSSSVNPMASLGALQTLAGATGGLNVGSLAGMAALNGGLGSGGLSNGTGSTMEALTQAYSGIQQYAAAALPTLYNQSLLTQQSIGAAGSQKEGPEGANLFIYHLPQEFGDQDLLQMFMPFGNVVSAKVFIDKQTNLSKCFGFVSYDNPVSAQAAIQSMNGFQIGMKRLKVQLKRSKNDSKPY from the exons ATGGCTGCTTTTAAGTTGGATTTCCTCCCAGAAATGATGGTGGATCATTGCTCCTTGAATGCCAGCCCTAT CTCAAAGAAAATGAATGGCACACTGGATCATCCTGACCAACCAGACATAGATGCCATCAAGATGTTTGTGGGCCAGGTCCCACGGAGTTGGTCTGAAAAAGATCTGCGAGAACTATTTGAACAGTATGGTGCTGTTTATGAAATTAATGTCCTGCGAGACAGGAGCCAAAACCCTCCTCAGAGCAAAG GGTGCTGTTTTGTTACATTTTATACCCGTAAAGCTGCACTAGAAGCACAGAATGCTCTTCATAACATGAAGATCCTCCCAGGG ATGCACCATCCTATCCAAATGAAGCCAGCTGACAGTGAAAAGAATAATG cagtggaggataggaaatTGTTCATTGGAATGATCTCAAAGAAGTGCAATGAAAATGATATCAGAGTGATGTTTTCCTCCTTTGGGCAGATTGAAGAGTGCAGAATTCTGCGGGGTCCAGATGGCCTAAGCCGAG GTTGTGCTTTTGTAACTTTTACAACAAGAGCTATGGCACAAACAGCAATCAAAGCAATGCATCAAGCACAGACCATGGAG GGGTGCTCTTCCCCAATCGTAGTGAAATTTGCAGATACCCAGAAGGATAAAGAGCAGAAACGAATTGCACAGCAACTACAGCAGCAGATGCAGCAAATCAGTGCTGCCTCCGTTTGGGGAAACTTGGCTGGATTGAATACACTTGGACCCCAATATTTAGCA CTCCTTCAACAAACAGCAGCCGCCTCCTCTGGGAATCTGAACACACTGGGCAGCCTTCACCCAATGGGAG GGTTGAACGCAATGCAGTTACAGAACCTAGCTGCATTAGCAGCTGCAGCCAGCGCAGCTCAGAACACACCAAGTGGTACCACTGCGCTCAATTCTTCCAACAGTCCTCTCAGTGTGCTCACCAGTTCAG GTTCATCACCAAGTTCTAGTAGCAGTTCTTCTGTTAACCCAATGGCTTCTCTTGGAGCGCTGCAAACACTGGCTGGTGCTACTGGGGGCCTCAATGTTGGCTCTTTAGCAG GAATGGCAGCCTTAAATGGTGGTCTAGGCAGTGGTGGTCTTTCAAATGGCACTGGGAGCACAATGGAAGCCCTGACTCAGGCCTATTCTGGGATCCAGCAGTATGCTGCTGCAGCATTGCCCACCCTATACAACCAGAGTCTGTTAACACAGCAGAGTATTGGTGCAGCAGGAAGTCAAAAGGAAG GTCCAGAGGGAGCCAATCTGTTCATCTATCACCTTCCCCAGGAGTTTGGGGACCAAGATTTGTTGCAGATGTTCATGCCTTTTGGGAATGTCGTCTCTGCCAAGGTTTTCATTGACAAGCAGACCAATCTGAGCAAATGTTTTG GCTTTGTGAGTTATGACAATCCAGTTTCGGCACAAGCAGCCATCCAGTCAATGAATGGATTTCAAATTGGCATGAAACGACTGAAAGTACAGCTCAAGCGCTCTAAGAATGACAGCAAGCCATACTGA
- the CELF1 gene encoding CUGBP Elav-like family member 1 isoform X10, whose translation MNGTLDHPDQPDIDAIKMFVGQVPRSWSEKDLRELFEQYGAVYEINVLRDRSQNPPQSKGCCFVTFYTRKAALEAQNALHNMKILPGMHHPIQMKPADSEKNNAVEDRKLFIGMISKKCNENDIRVMFSSFGQIEECRILRGPDGLSRGCAFVTFTTRAMAQTAIKAMHQAQTMEGCSSPIVVKFADTQKDKEQKRIAQQLQQQMQQISAASVWGNLAGLNTLGPQYLALYLQLLQQTAAASSGNLNTLGSLHPMGGLNAMQLQNLAALAAAASAAQNTPSGTTALNSSNSPLSVLTSSAGSSPSSSSSSSVNPMASLGALQTLAGATGGLNVGSLAGMAALNGGLGSGGLSNGTGSTMEALTQAYSGIQQYAAAALPTLYNQSLLTQQSIGAAGSQKEGPEGANLFIYHLPQEFGDQDLLQMFMPFGNVVSAKVFIDKQTNLSKCFGFVSYDNPVSAQAAIQSMNGFQIGMKRLKVQLKRSKNDSKPY comes from the exons ATGAATGGCACACTGGATCATCCTGACCAACCAGACATAGATGCCATCAAGATGTTTGTGGGCCAGGTCCCACGGAGTTGGTCTGAAAAAGATCTGCGAGAACTATTTGAACAGTATGGTGCTGTTTATGAAATTAATGTCCTGCGAGACAGGAGCCAAAACCCTCCTCAGAGCAAAG GGTGCTGTTTTGTTACATTTTATACCCGTAAAGCTGCACTAGAAGCACAGAATGCTCTTCATAACATGAAGATCCTCCCAGGG ATGCACCATCCTATCCAAATGAAGCCAGCTGACAGTGAAAAGAATAATG cagtggaggataggaaatTGTTCATTGGAATGATCTCAAAGAAGTGCAATGAAAATGATATCAGAGTGATGTTTTCCTCCTTTGGGCAGATTGAAGAGTGCAGAATTCTGCGGGGTCCAGATGGCCTAAGCCGAG GTTGTGCTTTTGTAACTTTTACAACAAGAGCTATGGCACAAACAGCAATCAAAGCAATGCATCAAGCACAGACCATGGAG GGGTGCTCTTCCCCAATCGTAGTGAAATTTGCAGATACCCAGAAGGATAAAGAGCAGAAACGAATTGCACAGCAACTACAGCAGCAGATGCAGCAAATCAGTGCTGCCTCCGTTTGGGGAAACTTGGCTGGATTGAATACACTTGGACCCCAATATTTAGCA CTTTATTTACAGCTCCTTCAACAAACAGCAGCCGCCTCCTCTGGGAATCTGAACACACTGGGCAGCCTTCACCCAATGGGAG GGTTGAACGCAATGCAGTTACAGAACCTAGCTGCATTAGCAGCTGCAGCCAGCGCAGCTCAGAACACACCAAGTGGTACCACTGCGCTCAATTCTTCCAACAGTCCTCTCAGTGTGCTCACCAGTTCAG CAGGTTCATCACCAAGTTCTAGTAGCAGTTCTTCTGTTAACCCAATGGCTTCTCTTGGAGCGCTGCAAACACTGGCTGGTGCTACTGGGGGCCTCAATGTTGGCTCTTTAGCAG GAATGGCAGCCTTAAATGGTGGTCTAGGCAGTGGTGGTCTTTCAAATGGCACTGGGAGCACAATGGAAGCCCTGACTCAGGCCTATTCTGGGATCCAGCAGTATGCTGCTGCAGCATTGCCCACCCTATACAACCAGAGTCTGTTAACACAGCAGAGTATTGGTGCAGCAGGAAGTCAAAAGGAAG GTCCAGAGGGAGCCAATCTGTTCATCTATCACCTTCCCCAGGAGTTTGGGGACCAAGATTTGTTGCAGATGTTCATGCCTTTTGGGAATGTCGTCTCTGCCAAGGTTTTCATTGACAAGCAGACCAATCTGAGCAAATGTTTTG GCTTTGTGAGTTATGACAATCCAGTTTCGGCACAAGCAGCCATCCAGTCAATGAATGGATTTCAAATTGGCATGAAACGACTGAAAGTACAGCTCAAGCGCTCTAAGAATGACAGCAAGCCATACTGA
- the CELF1 gene encoding CUGBP Elav-like family member 1 isoform X1 has product MAAFKLDFLPEMMVDHCSLNASPISKKMNGTLDHPDQPDIDAIKMFVGQVPRSWSEKDLRELFEQYGAVYEINVLRDRSQNPPQSKGCCFVTFYTRKAALEAQNALHNMKILPGMHHPIQMKPADSEKNNAVEDRKLFIGMISKKCNENDIRVMFSSFGQIEECRILRGPDGLSRGCAFVTFTTRAMAQTAIKAMHQAQTMEGCSSPIVVKFADTQKDKEQKRIAQQLQQQMQQISAASVWGNLAGLNTLGPQYLALYLQLLQQTAAASSGNLNTLGSLHPMGGLNAMQLQNLAALAAAASAAQNTPSGTTALNSSNSPLSVLTSSAGSSPSSSSSSSVNPMASLGALQTLAGATGGLNVGSLAGMAALNGGLGSGGLSNGTGSTMEALTQAYSGIQQYAAAALPTLYNQSLLTQQSIGAAGSQKEGCFKGPEGANLFIYHLPQEFGDQDLLQMFMPFGNVVSAKVFIDKQTNLSKCFGFVSYDNPVSAQAAIQSMNGFQIGMKRLKVQLKRSKNDSKPY; this is encoded by the exons ATGGCTGCTTTTAAGTTGGATTTCCTCCCAGAAATGATGGTGGATCATTGCTCCTTGAATGCCAGCCCTAT CTCAAAGAAAATGAATGGCACACTGGATCATCCTGACCAACCAGACATAGATGCCATCAAGATGTTTGTGGGCCAGGTCCCACGGAGTTGGTCTGAAAAAGATCTGCGAGAACTATTTGAACAGTATGGTGCTGTTTATGAAATTAATGTCCTGCGAGACAGGAGCCAAAACCCTCCTCAGAGCAAAG GGTGCTGTTTTGTTACATTTTATACCCGTAAAGCTGCACTAGAAGCACAGAATGCTCTTCATAACATGAAGATCCTCCCAGGG ATGCACCATCCTATCCAAATGAAGCCAGCTGACAGTGAAAAGAATAATG cagtggaggataggaaatTGTTCATTGGAATGATCTCAAAGAAGTGCAATGAAAATGATATCAGAGTGATGTTTTCCTCCTTTGGGCAGATTGAAGAGTGCAGAATTCTGCGGGGTCCAGATGGCCTAAGCCGAG GTTGTGCTTTTGTAACTTTTACAACAAGAGCTATGGCACAAACAGCAATCAAAGCAATGCATCAAGCACAGACCATGGAG GGGTGCTCTTCCCCAATCGTAGTGAAATTTGCAGATACCCAGAAGGATAAAGAGCAGAAACGAATTGCACAGCAACTACAGCAGCAGATGCAGCAAATCAGTGCTGCCTCCGTTTGGGGAAACTTGGCTGGATTGAATACACTTGGACCCCAATATTTAGCA CTTTATTTACAGCTCCTTCAACAAACAGCAGCCGCCTCCTCTGGGAATCTGAACACACTGGGCAGCCTTCACCCAATGGGAG GGTTGAACGCAATGCAGTTACAGAACCTAGCTGCATTAGCAGCTGCAGCCAGCGCAGCTCAGAACACACCAAGTGGTACCACTGCGCTCAATTCTTCCAACAGTCCTCTCAGTGTGCTCACCAGTTCAG CAGGTTCATCACCAAGTTCTAGTAGCAGTTCTTCTGTTAACCCAATGGCTTCTCTTGGAGCGCTGCAAACACTGGCTGGTGCTACTGGGGGCCTCAATGTTGGCTCTTTAGCAG GAATGGCAGCCTTAAATGGTGGTCTAGGCAGTGGTGGTCTTTCAAATGGCACTGGGAGCACAATGGAAGCCCTGACTCAGGCCTATTCTGGGATCCAGCAGTATGCTGCTGCAGCATTGCCCACCCTATACAACCAGAGTCTGTTAACACAGCAGAGTATTGGTGCAGCAGGAAGTCAAAAGGAAG GATGTTTTAAAGGTCCAGAGGGAGCCAATCTGTTCATCTATCACCTTCCCCAGGAGTTTGGGGACCAAGATTTGTTGCAGATGTTCATGCCTTTTGGGAATGTCGTCTCTGCCAAGGTTTTCATTGACAAGCAGACCAATCTGAGCAAATGTTTTG GCTTTGTGAGTTATGACAATCCAGTTTCGGCACAAGCAGCCATCCAGTCAATGAATGGATTTCAAATTGGCATGAAACGACTGAAAGTACAGCTCAAGCGCTCTAAGAATGACAGCAAGCCATACTGA
- the CELF1 gene encoding CUGBP Elav-like family member 1 isoform X6, which yields MAAFKLDFLPEMMVDHCSLNASPISKKMNGTLDHPDQPDIDAIKMFVGQVPRSWSEKDLRELFEQYGAVYEINVLRDRSQNPPQSKGCCFVTFYTRKAALEAQNALHNMKILPGMHHPIQMKPADSEKNNAVEDRKLFIGMISKKCNENDIRVMFSSFGQIEECRILRGPDGLSRGCAFVTFTTRAMAQTAIKAMHQAQTMEGCSSPIVVKFADTQKDKEQKRIAQQLQQQMQQISAASVWGNLAGLNTLGPQYLALLQQTAAASSGNLNTLGSLHPMGGLNAMQLQNLAALAAAASAAQNTPSGTTALNSSNSPLSVLTSSAGSSPSSSSSSSVNPMASLGALQTLAGATGGLNVGSLAGMAALNGGLGSGGLSNGTGSTMEALTQAYSGIQQYAAAALPTLYNQSLLTQQSIGAAGSQKEGPEGANLFIYHLPQEFGDQDLLQMFMPFGNVVSAKVFIDKQTNLSKCFGFVSYDNPVSAQAAIQSMNGFQIGMKRLKVQLKRSKNDSKPY from the exons ATGGCTGCTTTTAAGTTGGATTTCCTCCCAGAAATGATGGTGGATCATTGCTCCTTGAATGCCAGCCCTAT CTCAAAGAAAATGAATGGCACACTGGATCATCCTGACCAACCAGACATAGATGCCATCAAGATGTTTGTGGGCCAGGTCCCACGGAGTTGGTCTGAAAAAGATCTGCGAGAACTATTTGAACAGTATGGTGCTGTTTATGAAATTAATGTCCTGCGAGACAGGAGCCAAAACCCTCCTCAGAGCAAAG GGTGCTGTTTTGTTACATTTTATACCCGTAAAGCTGCACTAGAAGCACAGAATGCTCTTCATAACATGAAGATCCTCCCAGGG ATGCACCATCCTATCCAAATGAAGCCAGCTGACAGTGAAAAGAATAATG cagtggaggataggaaatTGTTCATTGGAATGATCTCAAAGAAGTGCAATGAAAATGATATCAGAGTGATGTTTTCCTCCTTTGGGCAGATTGAAGAGTGCAGAATTCTGCGGGGTCCAGATGGCCTAAGCCGAG GTTGTGCTTTTGTAACTTTTACAACAAGAGCTATGGCACAAACAGCAATCAAAGCAATGCATCAAGCACAGACCATGGAG GGGTGCTCTTCCCCAATCGTAGTGAAATTTGCAGATACCCAGAAGGATAAAGAGCAGAAACGAATTGCACAGCAACTACAGCAGCAGATGCAGCAAATCAGTGCTGCCTCCGTTTGGGGAAACTTGGCTGGATTGAATACACTTGGACCCCAATATTTAGCA CTCCTTCAACAAACAGCAGCCGCCTCCTCTGGGAATCTGAACACACTGGGCAGCCTTCACCCAATGGGAG GGTTGAACGCAATGCAGTTACAGAACCTAGCTGCATTAGCAGCTGCAGCCAGCGCAGCTCAGAACACACCAAGTGGTACCACTGCGCTCAATTCTTCCAACAGTCCTCTCAGTGTGCTCACCAGTTCAG CAGGTTCATCACCAAGTTCTAGTAGCAGTTCTTCTGTTAACCCAATGGCTTCTCTTGGAGCGCTGCAAACACTGGCTGGTGCTACTGGGGGCCTCAATGTTGGCTCTTTAGCAG GAATGGCAGCCTTAAATGGTGGTCTAGGCAGTGGTGGTCTTTCAAATGGCACTGGGAGCACAATGGAAGCCCTGACTCAGGCCTATTCTGGGATCCAGCAGTATGCTGCTGCAGCATTGCCCACCCTATACAACCAGAGTCTGTTAACACAGCAGAGTATTGGTGCAGCAGGAAGTCAAAAGGAAG GTCCAGAGGGAGCCAATCTGTTCATCTATCACCTTCCCCAGGAGTTTGGGGACCAAGATTTGTTGCAGATGTTCATGCCTTTTGGGAATGTCGTCTCTGCCAAGGTTTTCATTGACAAGCAGACCAATCTGAGCAAATGTTTTG GCTTTGTGAGTTATGACAATCCAGTTTCGGCACAAGCAGCCATCCAGTCAATGAATGGATTTCAAATTGGCATGAAACGACTGAAAGTACAGCTCAAGCGCTCTAAGAATGACAGCAAGCCATACTGA
- the CELF1 gene encoding CUGBP Elav-like family member 1 isoform X9 — MAAFKLDFLPEMMVDHCSLNASPISKKMNGTLDHPDQPDIDAIKMFVGQVPRSWSEKDLRELFEQYGAVYEINVLRDRSQNPPQSKGCCFVTFYTRKAALEAQNALHNMKILPGMHHPIQMKPADSEKNNAVEDRKLFIGMISKKCNENDIRVMFSSFGQIEECRILRGPDGLSRGCAFVTFTTRAMAQTAIKAMHQAQTMEGCSSPIVVKFADTQKDKEQKRIAQQLQQQMQQISAASVWGNLAGLNTLGPQYLALYLQLLQQTAAASSGNLNTLGSLHPMGGLNAMQLQNLAALAAAASAAQNTPSGTTALNSSNSPLSVLTSSAGSSPSSSSSSSVNPMASLGALQTLAGATGGLNVGSLAGMAALNGGLGSGGLSNGTGSTMEALTQAYSGIQQYAAAALPTLYNQSLLTQQSIGAAGSQKEGFVSYDNPVSAQAAIQSMNGFQIGMKRLKVQLKRSKNDSKPY, encoded by the exons ATGGCTGCTTTTAAGTTGGATTTCCTCCCAGAAATGATGGTGGATCATTGCTCCTTGAATGCCAGCCCTAT CTCAAAGAAAATGAATGGCACACTGGATCATCCTGACCAACCAGACATAGATGCCATCAAGATGTTTGTGGGCCAGGTCCCACGGAGTTGGTCTGAAAAAGATCTGCGAGAACTATTTGAACAGTATGGTGCTGTTTATGAAATTAATGTCCTGCGAGACAGGAGCCAAAACCCTCCTCAGAGCAAAG GGTGCTGTTTTGTTACATTTTATACCCGTAAAGCTGCACTAGAAGCACAGAATGCTCTTCATAACATGAAGATCCTCCCAGGG ATGCACCATCCTATCCAAATGAAGCCAGCTGACAGTGAAAAGAATAATG cagtggaggataggaaatTGTTCATTGGAATGATCTCAAAGAAGTGCAATGAAAATGATATCAGAGTGATGTTTTCCTCCTTTGGGCAGATTGAAGAGTGCAGAATTCTGCGGGGTCCAGATGGCCTAAGCCGAG GTTGTGCTTTTGTAACTTTTACAACAAGAGCTATGGCACAAACAGCAATCAAAGCAATGCATCAAGCACAGACCATGGAG GGGTGCTCTTCCCCAATCGTAGTGAAATTTGCAGATACCCAGAAGGATAAAGAGCAGAAACGAATTGCACAGCAACTACAGCAGCAGATGCAGCAAATCAGTGCTGCCTCCGTTTGGGGAAACTTGGCTGGATTGAATACACTTGGACCCCAATATTTAGCA CTTTATTTACAGCTCCTTCAACAAACAGCAGCCGCCTCCTCTGGGAATCTGAACACACTGGGCAGCCTTCACCCAATGGGAG GGTTGAACGCAATGCAGTTACAGAACCTAGCTGCATTAGCAGCTGCAGCCAGCGCAGCTCAGAACACACCAAGTGGTACCACTGCGCTCAATTCTTCCAACAGTCCTCTCAGTGTGCTCACCAGTTCAG CAGGTTCATCACCAAGTTCTAGTAGCAGTTCTTCTGTTAACCCAATGGCTTCTCTTGGAGCGCTGCAAACACTGGCTGGTGCTACTGGGGGCCTCAATGTTGGCTCTTTAGCAG GAATGGCAGCCTTAAATGGTGGTCTAGGCAGTGGTGGTCTTTCAAATGGCACTGGGAGCACAATGGAAGCCCTGACTCAGGCCTATTCTGGGATCCAGCAGTATGCTGCTGCAGCATTGCCCACCCTATACAACCAGAGTCTGTTAACACAGCAGAGTATTGGTGCAGCAGGAAGTCAAAAGGAAG GCTTTGTGAGTTATGACAATCCAGTTTCGGCACAAGCAGCCATCCAGTCAATGAATGGATTTCAAATTGGCATGAAACGACTGAAAGTACAGCTCAAGCGCTCTAAGAATGACAGCAAGCCATACTGA
- the CELF1 gene encoding CUGBP Elav-like family member 1 isoform X8: MNGTLDHPDQPDIDAIKMFVGQVPRSWSEKDLRELFEQYGAVYEINVLRDRSQNPPQSKGCCFVTFYTRKAALEAQNALHNMKILPGMHHPIQMKPADSEKNNAVEDRKLFIGMISKKCNENDIRVMFSSFGQIEECRILRGPDGLSRGCAFVTFTTRAMAQTAIKAMHQAQTMEGCSSPIVVKFADTQKDKEQKRIAQQLQQQMQQISAASVWGNLAGLNTLGPQYLALYLQLLQQTAAASSGNLNTLGSLHPMGGLNAMQLQNLAALAAAASAAQNTPSGTTALNSSNSPLSVLTSSAGSSPSSSSSSSVNPMASLGALQTLAGATGGLNVGSLAGMAALNGGLGSGGLSNGTGSTMEALTQAYSGIQQYAAAALPTLYNQSLLTQQSIGAAGSQKEGCFKGPEGANLFIYHLPQEFGDQDLLQMFMPFGNVVSAKVFIDKQTNLSKCFGFVSYDNPVSAQAAIQSMNGFQIGMKRLKVQLKRSKNDSKPY; this comes from the exons ATGAATGGCACACTGGATCATCCTGACCAACCAGACATAGATGCCATCAAGATGTTTGTGGGCCAGGTCCCACGGAGTTGGTCTGAAAAAGATCTGCGAGAACTATTTGAACAGTATGGTGCTGTTTATGAAATTAATGTCCTGCGAGACAGGAGCCAAAACCCTCCTCAGAGCAAAG GGTGCTGTTTTGTTACATTTTATACCCGTAAAGCTGCACTAGAAGCACAGAATGCTCTTCATAACATGAAGATCCTCCCAGGG ATGCACCATCCTATCCAAATGAAGCCAGCTGACAGTGAAAAGAATAATG cagtggaggataggaaatTGTTCATTGGAATGATCTCAAAGAAGTGCAATGAAAATGATATCAGAGTGATGTTTTCCTCCTTTGGGCAGATTGAAGAGTGCAGAATTCTGCGGGGTCCAGATGGCCTAAGCCGAG GTTGTGCTTTTGTAACTTTTACAACAAGAGCTATGGCACAAACAGCAATCAAAGCAATGCATCAAGCACAGACCATGGAG GGGTGCTCTTCCCCAATCGTAGTGAAATTTGCAGATACCCAGAAGGATAAAGAGCAGAAACGAATTGCACAGCAACTACAGCAGCAGATGCAGCAAATCAGTGCTGCCTCCGTTTGGGGAAACTTGGCTGGATTGAATACACTTGGACCCCAATATTTAGCA CTTTATTTACAGCTCCTTCAACAAACAGCAGCCGCCTCCTCTGGGAATCTGAACACACTGGGCAGCCTTCACCCAATGGGAG GGTTGAACGCAATGCAGTTACAGAACCTAGCTGCATTAGCAGCTGCAGCCAGCGCAGCTCAGAACACACCAAGTGGTACCACTGCGCTCAATTCTTCCAACAGTCCTCTCAGTGTGCTCACCAGTTCAG CAGGTTCATCACCAAGTTCTAGTAGCAGTTCTTCTGTTAACCCAATGGCTTCTCTTGGAGCGCTGCAAACACTGGCTGGTGCTACTGGGGGCCTCAATGTTGGCTCTTTAGCAG GAATGGCAGCCTTAAATGGTGGTCTAGGCAGTGGTGGTCTTTCAAATGGCACTGGGAGCACAATGGAAGCCCTGACTCAGGCCTATTCTGGGATCCAGCAGTATGCTGCTGCAGCATTGCCCACCCTATACAACCAGAGTCTGTTAACACAGCAGAGTATTGGTGCAGCAGGAAGTCAAAAGGAAG GATGTTTTAAAGGTCCAGAGGGAGCCAATCTGTTCATCTATCACCTTCCCCAGGAGTTTGGGGACCAAGATTTGTTGCAGATGTTCATGCCTTTTGGGAATGTCGTCTCTGCCAAGGTTTTCATTGACAAGCAGACCAATCTGAGCAAATGTTTTG GCTTTGTGAGTTATGACAATCCAGTTTCGGCACAAGCAGCCATCCAGTCAATGAATGGATTTCAAATTGGCATGAAACGACTGAAAGTACAGCTCAAGCGCTCTAAGAATGACAGCAAGCCATACTGA